In Flavobacterium endoglycinae, one DNA window encodes the following:
- a CDS encoding SusE domain-containing protein, whose translation MKKYINKLLLLGSLLILGSSCDSGAELTTLKSVSFPSEITVSSSTLVLTEDTADDPVLLISWPSVSFPIEAPVTYAVQFDLIGDTSGSTAWQKAKRIEVGTDVLSKSLTGQELNKIAVDLGLPIDIPGKLVVRVEAAMDRKIYSNPITLTITPYEKSVVFGEIYMPGSYQGWAVETAAALTAIQKGVYQGYMTVAEGAGPGFKLNTERNWAQFYGAGATNNDLKNMSDTDFVLPGAGSYQIKVNLNTLKWSQAPYAWGIIGTATSGGWDKSTPMSYDHQTKTWKVTADLAAGALKFRLNDAWTINYGPADPGTNTINLDNGGAYTIGEAGTYEVTFTINEVDPATTGYPATATCTIVKK comes from the coding sequence ATGAAAAAATATATCAATAAATTACTCTTATTAGGCAGTCTGCTCATTCTGGGTTCTTCCTGTGACAGCGGTGCCGAACTAACGACCCTGAAATCCGTTAGTTTTCCATCTGAAATTACCGTTTCATCAAGTACATTAGTTCTTACAGAAGACACAGCCGATGATCCTGTTTTACTAATTTCATGGCCTTCAGTTTCTTTTCCTATTGAAGCTCCTGTAACCTACGCTGTTCAGTTTGATTTAATTGGAGACACAAGCGGAAGCACGGCTTGGCAGAAAGCCAAACGCATCGAAGTAGGAACCGATGTTTTAAGCAAATCTTTAACTGGTCAGGAACTTAACAAAATTGCAGTCGATTTAGGACTTCCTATAGATATCCCTGGAAAATTAGTAGTTCGTGTCGAAGCTGCAATGGATCGAAAAATCTATTCAAATCCTATCACCCTTACGATAACTCCTTATGAAAAAAGTGTAGTTTTTGGTGAAATTTATATGCCGGGAAGCTATCAAGGCTGGGCAGTCGAAACCGCAGCCGCTTTAACAGCAATTCAAAAAGGAGTGTATCAAGGGTACATGACGGTTGCTGAAGGAGCAGGACCTGGATTTAAATTAAATACCGAAAGAAACTGGGCGCAATTCTATGGGGCTGGTGCTACAAATAATGATTTGAAAAACATGAGCGATACTGATTTTGTCCTTCCGGGAGCAGGATCTTATCAAATCAAAGTGAATTTAAACACCCTAAAATGGTCACAAGCGCCGTATGCATGGGGAATCATAGGAACAGCAACTTCAGGTGGCTGGGACAAAAGCACCCCAATGAGTTATGATCATCAGACAAAAACTTGGAAAGTTACTGCCGATTTAGCTGCGGGAGCTTTAAAGTTCAGACTAAACGATGCATGGACCATCAACTACGGGCCGGCAGATCCGGGTACAAACACCATTAATCTGGATAACGGAGGTGCTTACACTATTGGCGAAGCAGGAACCTATGAAGTAACCTTTACAATAAACGAAGTAGATCCTGCAACCACAGGTTATCCTGCAACTGCAACTTGTACTATCGTTAAAAAATAA
- a CDS encoding alpha-amylase family glycosyl hydrolase, translating to MKFNIKIVYGLLLALAFMSCSSSDDDNKTPESPYTQYGAPFEKMPKKEDAIIYQVNIRAFSQAGTLKAVQDRLTQIQELGANVIYLMPIYPVGKERASGELGSPYAVKDYKAVNPDFGTLQDLQTLVEEAHKKNMAVILDWVANHTAWDNAWITQHKNWYQQDANGNIIIPPGTNYNDVAQLNFNNTEMKDAMIDAMSYWVYNANIDGFRCDYADFVPNNFWADAITKLRKIKKNQNILMLAEGSKYNHFASGFDYTFGFNFFYTLEQLFKNNKPATTLQDSNATEYANNYNPENRVVRYTSNHDVNLSEGTPLELFGGKKGSIATFVVATYLKSVPMIYNGQEIGYAQRLNYFSRTPIDWSTADNEMLAEYKKIIAFRNTSNAIKKGTFTGYSSDAVSAFTMVNDTEKVFVLSNLTNSAVKHLIPNTLKGNWKDAFTGAAVTVGSDITLQPYQYIVLKN from the coding sequence ATGAAATTTAATATAAAAATCGTTTACGGATTATTGCTTGCATTAGCCTTTATGTCATGCAGTTCTTCTGATGACGACAACAAAACTCCTGAATCTCCGTATACGCAATATGGAGCACCTTTTGAAAAAATGCCAAAGAAAGAAGATGCCATAATTTATCAGGTAAACATTCGTGCTTTTAGTCAGGCGGGAACCCTAAAAGCGGTTCAGGACAGATTAACACAAATTCAGGAATTAGGAGCAAATGTCATTTACTTAATGCCAATTTATCCAGTTGGAAAAGAAAGAGCTTCAGGAGAATTAGGATCGCCTTATGCTGTGAAAGATTATAAAGCCGTAAATCCTGATTTTGGAACTTTACAAGACCTTCAAACTTTAGTTGAAGAAGCACACAAAAAAAACATGGCTGTTATCCTCGATTGGGTTGCCAATCACACTGCTTGGGACAATGCTTGGATTACACAGCATAAAAATTGGTATCAGCAGGATGCAAATGGTAATATCATCATTCCGCCTGGAACAAATTATAACGATGTGGCACAATTAAATTTCAATAACACAGAAATGAAAGATGCGATGATTGATGCAATGTCTTACTGGGTTTACAATGCTAACATTGATGGTTTCAGATGTGATTATGCTGATTTTGTTCCGAATAATTTCTGGGCAGATGCCATAACAAAACTGAGAAAAATTAAAAAAAATCAAAACATTTTGATGTTAGCTGAAGGATCAAAATACAATCACTTTGCATCAGGTTTCGATTATACTTTTGGATTTAATTTTTTCTATACTTTAGAGCAGCTTTTCAAAAACAATAAACCTGCAACTACACTTCAGGATTCGAATGCTACAGAATATGCCAACAATTATAATCCTGAAAACAGAGTCGTAAGATACACCAGTAATCATGACGTAAACCTTTCTGAAGGAACACCTTTGGAACTTTTTGGAGGTAAAAAAGGCTCTATCGCTACATTTGTTGTCGCTACGTATTTAAAATCAGTTCCAATGATTTACAACGGACAGGAAATTGGTTATGCACAAAGGCTAAACTATTTCTCAAGAACACCAATCGATTGGTCGACAGCAGATAATGAAATGCTGGCCGAATACAAAAAAATCATTGCTTTTAGAAATACCAGTAATGCTATAAAAAAAGGAACATTTACAGGTTACAGCAGCGATGCCGTAAGCGCTTTCACTATGGTAAACGATACCGAAAAAGTATTTGTTCTTTCTAACTTAACCAATTCAGCTGTAAAACATCTTATTCCAAATACCTTAAAAGGAAACTGGAAAGATGCCTTTACTGGAGCAGCCGTAACAGTGGGTTCAGATATCACACTTCAGCCTTATCAATATATAGTGCTGAAAAATTAA
- a CDS encoding glycoside hydrolase family 97 protein produces MRLSKKTAFLFFILATFWLQAQEITSPDKNLSLKFELKEGGIPSYQLSYKQKPVIKPSSLGLELQNRASFMDGFAITNTAQSTFDENWNPVLGEEKTIRNHYNELVVTLAQAKNNNRFIRIRFRLFNDGLGFRYEFPKQNDLNYFVIKEERTEFQLAGNHKIFWIPGDYDTNEYAYTTSKISEIPSLMKKATIEINAQQPIKELSVQTPSMMKSDDGLYINIHEAGLINYPAMYLEVDAKTNKMTSHLAPDVLGAKGYMQTDAQTPWRTIVVSDKATDILASKLILNLNEPTSYKDVSWIKPVKYIGIWWEYFVAGRSTWAFGKENNVKMTDDFTKLTPNGKHGATTERAKEYIDFASKNGFDAILIEGWNIGWEDWIGNWKEDVFDFVTAYPDFDVKAVHAYAASKGVKIIMHHETSGSATNYERRLDRAFQFMNDNGYDAVKTGYVGQIIPRGEHHDGQWMVNHYINVAKRAADYKIMINSHEAVRPTGLNRTFPNWIAQESARGTEFESMGGLAPDHTTILPFTRLMGGPMDYTPGIFQTDLSYYGTGSSQRVNTTLVKQLAYYVTMYSPLQMAADIPGNYERFQDAFQFIKDVAVDWDNSYILEAEPGDYITIARKAKGKNEWFIGGITDENARTANLSFDYLPAGKNFVATIYADAKEANWNQNPQKYTITKVIVNSKSKLKQYLAPGGGTAISIKEGTASDLKGLKKL; encoded by the coding sequence ATGCGTTTGAGCAAAAAAACAGCGTTTTTATTTTTTATCCTTGCCACATTCTGGCTTCAGGCACAAGAAATAACTTCGCCAGACAAAAACCTTTCCTTAAAATTTGAATTAAAAGAAGGCGGCATTCCGTCTTACCAATTATCATACAAACAAAAACCAGTTATTAAACCCAGTTCATTAGGTTTAGAACTGCAAAACAGGGCTTCGTTTATGGATGGTTTTGCCATTACCAACACCGCTCAATCTACTTTTGATGAAAATTGGAATCCAGTTTTAGGAGAAGAAAAAACCATTCGCAATCATTACAACGAATTGGTTGTCACCTTAGCTCAGGCAAAAAATAACAATAGATTTATCCGTATTCGTTTTCGCTTATTCAACGACGGATTGGGATTTAGATATGAATTTCCAAAACAAAATGACCTGAATTATTTTGTAATTAAAGAAGAGCGCACCGAATTTCAATTGGCAGGAAATCATAAAATTTTCTGGATTCCGGGAGATTACGATACCAACGAATATGCTTATACGACTTCGAAGATTTCAGAAATTCCGTCTTTGATGAAAAAAGCAACCATTGAAATTAATGCACAGCAGCCCATCAAAGAACTTTCTGTACAAACGCCATCTATGATGAAATCTGATGATGGATTATACATCAACATTCACGAAGCAGGATTAATCAATTATCCGGCAATGTATCTTGAAGTTGATGCTAAAACCAACAAAATGACCAGTCATTTGGCACCAGATGTTCTTGGAGCAAAAGGATATATGCAGACTGATGCCCAAACACCTTGGAGAACCATTGTGGTAAGCGATAAAGCAACCGATATTTTAGCTTCAAAATTGATTTTAAACCTTAACGAACCAACGAGTTATAAAGATGTTTCATGGATTAAACCTGTAAAGTACATCGGAATTTGGTGGGAATATTTTGTTGCCGGAAGAAGTACTTGGGCTTTTGGAAAAGAAAACAACGTAAAAATGACGGATGATTTCACCAAACTGACTCCAAACGGAAAACACGGAGCTACAACAGAACGTGCAAAAGAATACATTGATTTTGCTTCTAAAAATGGTTTCGATGCAATCCTTATTGAAGGTTGGAATATTGGCTGGGAAGACTGGATTGGCAACTGGAAAGAAGACGTTTTTGATTTTGTAACCGCATATCCAGATTTTGATGTAAAAGCGGTTCACGCTTATGCCGCTTCAAAAGGTGTAAAGATCATCATGCACCACGAAACTTCTGGATCGGCAACCAATTACGAAAGACGTTTGGATCGTGCTTTTCAATTTATGAATGATAATGGTTATGATGCTGTAAAAACAGGTTACGTAGGACAGATTATCCCTCGCGGCGAACATCACGACGGACAATGGATGGTAAACCATTACATTAATGTTGCCAAACGTGCTGCAGATTATAAAATTATGATTAACAGCCACGAAGCCGTTCGACCAACAGGATTAAACAGAACTTTTCCAAACTGGATTGCTCAGGAATCAGCGCGCGGTACTGAGTTCGAATCTATGGGAGGTTTAGCTCCAGATCACACTACAATTTTACCTTTTACCCGTTTAATGGGAGGTCCAATGGATTATACGCCTGGAATTTTCCAGACTGATCTTTCGTATTACGGAACAGGAAGTTCACAACGAGTAAATACGACTTTAGTAAAACAATTGGCTTATTATGTAACCATGTACAGTCCGCTGCAAATGGCTGCTGACATTCCGGGGAACTATGAGCGTTTTCAAGATGCATTTCAGTTTATTAAAGATGTGGCTGTAGATTGGGATAACAGTTATATTCTAGAAGCTGAACCTGGAGATTATATTACAATTGCACGTAAAGCAAAAGGCAAAAACGAATGGTTTATTGGCGGAATTACAGATGAAAATGCAAGAACAGCAAACCTTTCATTTGATTATTTACCTGCAGGAAAAAATTTCGTCGCCACTATTTATGCCGATGCTAAAGAGGCAAATTGGAATCAGAATCCGCAGAAATATACTATTACTAAAGTGATCGTAAACTCAAAAAGCAAATTGAAGCAGTATTTAGCTCCCGGCGGTGGTACAGCCATCAGCATCAAAGAAGGAACTGCTTCTGATTTAAAAGGATTGAAAAAATTATAG
- a CDS encoding Ig-like domain-containing protein, translating into MKINITTRLFHITKTLFCFLLLLASSVYAQDPAQYGTPFAGVPDTRDINMYQVHIRPFSANGNLAGVTARLDNIKALGTNVIYLMPIFPHGTDSRSSASPYCIKDFKAVGSEYGSLADLRTLVDGAHSRGMAVILDIAINGTSWDHGWTVSHPEYYKRTGTTIQQLGNFGDIAALDLNNSATRAAIKDAMRYWIFAANIDGYRCDYANNPPLDFWSEVNSNLRSITSHNLLMLAEGDRQENFQVGFDMNYGDRWFHSGLYDIANGGPVSQRLQDQTTYEYAKATGNQQIVRYTGNHDTYTNDDGVRRPFVAFKNHNGIVANFLVSAYMRGVPFLMSGQEIDYEPKTDWPWQNFKFNWSQNPTAAADFAKILNFRTASAAIRRGDLTTYANDDISIFTKTLGSEKVIVMSNLRNASKSYVIPAALAGTYVNPYNNNASVTLTAGSTRNFAAFEYLVLTNTNAPVVAVTAVSVSPTTATVGLGTTQQLNATITPANATNQNVTWSSSNTSVATVNNSGLVTAISAGTATITVTTADGNKTASSAITVAAIPVSSVAVSPTSASLYAGNTQQLTATISPANATNKNVIWSSSNTSVATVNSSGFVTAVSAGTATITATTQDGNKTSSATITVNPNTNFTIYFYKPSNWGTGIKIYYWSALPSGVLADASWPGVNMTNTGNGWYSYTFTNVTSTNLIFNDGTNQTADLSRNKTGWYMNNVWYDSNPGTGVAVTTVSLSPTTASLNVGGTQQLTPTVLPSNATNKSVTYSSNNTSVATVNTSGLITAVANGTATITVTTVDGSKTSTCTVTVSTAPSGGSYYTIKNRWTGAYLSDTGTNTGYGTTVSGNNYKWQKIAIDATYFVLKNVATGELMNIEGQTGSVQCNITDTTFWSAQWSSDYIDGTWTRLRNRWQTGNIIHIENQTGSAQYGNSQDGWYSAQWQLEPTTVGTSKSALNIGEASTEPVIGIYPNPATNNEFHILMPELTNGNAEISVADMNGRTVLTERLSSSGQINHHLSSGIYIVNIVSKDFNVTKKLIVK; encoded by the coding sequence ATGAAAATCAACATTACCACGAGATTATTTCATATTACGAAAACACTATTTTGTTTTCTGTTATTATTAGCAAGTTCTGTTTATGCACAAGATCCTGCGCAGTACGGAACGCCATTCGCAGGAGTACCGGATACGAGAGATATCAACATGTATCAAGTGCATATTCGTCCGTTTAGTGCCAACGGAAATTTAGCCGGAGTAACTGCCCGATTAGACAATATAAAAGCACTCGGTACCAATGTTATTTATTTAATGCCGATTTTTCCCCACGGAACCGATTCCCGAAGTTCGGCTTCGCCCTATTGTATCAAAGATTTCAAAGCTGTTGGTTCTGAATATGGTTCTTTGGCTGATTTAAGAACTTTGGTTGACGGCGCTCACAGTCGTGGAATGGCAGTTATTTTAGATATTGCCATCAACGGAACTTCTTGGGATCATGGCTGGACCGTTTCTCATCCTGAATATTACAAACGAACCGGCACAACTATTCAGCAATTAGGAAATTTTGGAGATATTGCAGCTCTTGATCTTAACAATTCAGCTACACGAGCAGCAATCAAAGATGCCATGCGTTACTGGATTTTCGCTGCCAATATTGATGGTTACCGATGTGATTATGCCAATAATCCTCCTTTAGATTTTTGGTCCGAAGTAAATTCAAATCTTCGAAGCATAACGTCTCACAACTTATTAATGTTAGCCGAAGGTGACAGACAAGAAAACTTTCAGGTTGGTTTTGACATGAATTACGGCGACAGATGGTTTCATAGCGGTTTGTACGATATTGCGAATGGAGGACCCGTTTCGCAAAGACTTCAAGACCAGACTACCTATGAATATGCCAAAGCAACCGGAAATCAACAGATCGTTAGATATACGGGTAATCATGACACCTACACCAATGATGATGGCGTAAGAAGACCATTCGTTGCATTCAAAAACCATAACGGAATTGTAGCTAACTTTTTGGTTTCAGCTTACATGAGAGGAGTTCCTTTCCTAATGAGCGGACAAGAAATTGACTACGAACCCAAAACTGACTGGCCTTGGCAGAACTTCAAATTCAATTGGTCGCAAAACCCAACTGCCGCTGCCGATTTTGCTAAAATTCTAAATTTTAGAACCGCAAGCGCTGCAATTCGTCGTGGAGATTTAACTACTTATGCAAATGATGATATCAGCATTTTCACCAAAACATTAGGTTCAGAAAAAGTAATCGTAATGTCGAATTTGAGAAATGCTTCAAAATCATACGTTATTCCAGCAGCTCTAGCAGGAACATATGTTAATCCGTACAATAATAATGCTTCGGTAACTTTAACGGCAGGATCTACGCGTAATTTTGCGGCTTTCGAATATTTAGTTTTAACCAATACGAATGCTCCGGTTGTGGCGGTTACAGCCGTTTCAGTTAGTCCAACAACAGCAACTGTTGGTTTAGGAACAACGCAGCAATTAAATGCGACAATTACTCCTGCAAATGCAACCAATCAAAACGTAACTTGGTCATCAAGTAATACTTCAGTAGCAACTGTAAATAATTCGGGATTAGTTACAGCTATTTCTGCAGGAACTGCAACTATAACCGTTACTACTGCTGATGGAAATAAAACAGCATCTTCTGCCATAACAGTGGCTGCAATCCCAGTTTCATCTGTAGCAGTTTCTCCAACTTCTGCTAGTTTGTATGCCGGAAATACGCAGCAACTTACAGCAACGATTTCACCAGCAAATGCAACTAATAAAAATGTTATCTGGTCATCTAGCAATACTTCGGTCGCAACAGTAAACAGCTCTGGTTTCGTAACAGCGGTTTCGGCAGGAACAGCAACGATTACAGCTACAACGCAGGACGGAAATAAAACTTCTTCGGCAACAATTACAGTAAATCCAAATACGAATTTCACGATTTATTTTTACAAACCGTCAAATTGGGGAACTGGAATCAAAATTTATTATTGGAGCGCTTTACCATCAGGAGTTTTAGCTGATGCATCTTGGCCAGGTGTAAACATGACCAACACAGGAAACGGCTGGTACAGCTATACGTTTACAAATGTAACCTCAACGAATTTAATCTTTAACGACGGAACCAATCAAACTGCTGATTTAAGCCGAAACAAAACCGGCTGGTACATGAACAACGTTTGGTACGATTCAAACCCGGGGACTGGTGTTGCGGTTACAACTGTGAGTTTAAGTCCAACCACGGCATCGTTAAACGTTGGCGGAACGCAGCAGCTTACTCCAACAGTTCTTCCTTCGAATGCAACAAATAAATCGGTTACGTATAGTTCAAACAATACATCTGTTGCAACTGTTAATACTTCTGGTTTAATTACCGCTGTTGCGAATGGAACGGCGACCATCACCGTGACAACTGTTGACGGAAGCAAAACAAGTACTTGCACGGTTACCGTTAGTACAGCTCCATCTGGAGGTTCTTATTACACGATCAAAAACAGATGGACGGGTGCCTATTTATCTGATACAGGAACAAATACTGGTTATGGAACAACAGTTTCTGGTAACAATTACAAATGGCAGAAAATTGCAATTGATGCTACTTATTTCGTACTGAAAAATGTTGCTACAGGAGAATTAATGAATATCGAAGGACAAACTGGAAGTGTTCAATGTAATATTACTGATACTACGTTCTGGAGTGCCCAGTGGTCAAGCGATTACATAGACGGAACTTGGACTCGTTTAAGAAACAGATGGCAGACCGGAAATATTATTCATATCGAAAATCAAACAGGTTCTGCTCAATACGGAAATTCACAAGATGGCTGGTACAGCGCACAATGGCAATTAGAACCCACAACCGTTGGAACATCAAAATCAGCATTGAATATTGGAGAAGCTTCCACTGAACCCGTAATTGGTATTTATCCAAATCCTGCAACAAATAATGAATTTCATATTTTGATGCCTGAATTAACAAATGGAAATGCTGAAATTTCAGTTGCTGATATGAACGGAAGAACGGTTTTAACTGAAAGACTTTCTTCATCAGGACAGATTAACCACCATTTATCTTCAGGAATTTATATTGTAAATATTGTTTCTAAAGATTTTAACGTAACTAAAAAATTGATTGTTAAATAA
- a CDS encoding DUF7716 domain-containing protein, translating to MPKVFNNLQSLVNDVESNKRNEWLYINPKEWLNNPEGTRFFYIEEEYIWDLEEEGLYVENEAGDSIPKEFENEGLEIWIESQTFDDIIKYAKNKNLNVTLNELILAINYYLEYDAFKEN from the coding sequence ATGCCAAAAGTATTTAATAATCTCCAGTCTCTTGTCAACGATGTTGAAAGTAATAAACGTAATGAATGGCTATATATTAATCCAAAAGAATGGTTAAACAATCCTGAAGGAACTCGTTTCTTTTATATCGAGGAAGAATATATTTGGGATTTGGAGGAAGAAGGTCTTTATGTCGAAAATGAAGCAGGCGATTCTATTCCGAAAGAATTTGAAAACGAAGGTCTGGAGATTTGGATTGAATCGCAAACATTTGATGATATTATAAAGTATGCAAAAAATAAAAATCTAAATGTTACTCTAAATGAACTAATACTCGCAATAAATTATTACCTCGAATATGATGCTTTTAAGGAGAATTAA
- a CDS encoding DUF2750 domain-containing protein, protein MLELNEQQIKHLLETDGRSRYEFSIKKIVDWEEAWGLYNDGWIMFEDSKGNMVFPIWPAKDFVEHYIKQTNKDCVPKQIFLDNLMDDLLPDLDDDNIGVGVFDIPEREDTPVLKAKDFLRDLEYECSKY, encoded by the coding sequence ATGCTTGAATTAAACGAACAACAAATTAAACATTTGCTTGAAACAGACGGAAGAAGTAGATACGAATTTTCGATTAAGAAAATAGTAGATTGGGAAGAAGCATGGGGACTGTATAATGACGGATGGATAATGTTTGAAGACAGTAAGGGAAATATGGTTTTTCCAATTTGGCCTGCAAAAGATTTTGTAGAACATTATATTAAACAAACAAATAAAGATTGTGTGCCAAAACAAATATTTCTAGATAACTTAATGGATGATCTGCTTCCTGATTTAGATGATGATAATATTGGTGTTGGAGTTTTCGATATTCCAGAACGCGAAGATACACCGGTACTGAAAGCAAAAGATTTTTTAAGAGATTTAGAATACGAATGCAGTAAATATTAA